Within the Pseudomonadota bacterium genome, the region CACGCGCCCAGGGCGTCGTGATCCTCACTCGGCGCCGCCCGCGACGATCCACGGCCGCAGCAGATCGACCGTCTTCGGACCGATGCCGTGGACCCGATCGAGCGACTCCGCGTCGGGGAACGGGCCGTCCCGCGCCCGAGACTCGACGATCCGCCGCGCGCGGACCTCGCCGATCCCGGGCAGGAGCGCGAGCTCGGCCTCGGTAGCGGCGTTGACGTCCAGGCGCGCGCCGCAGATCAGGGCGGTCGCCGCCGGGAGGCGTCCGACCTCGACGACGGCGCAGGCGGAGCCGCGCGCCTCGACGACGACCAGGCAGCCGGCTCCGGCCCGCGCGGGCAGGCTCGCGGACGCGCACGCTTCCGGCGCGAGCCCCGACGCGTGGGCCTCCGCGAGGAAAGACGCCCGGCTCGCCGCGCAGACGAGGCGCGGCTCGGTGGAAGGGGTCCGCACGCCCGCGCAGAAGAGCGGGGAGGCGGGATCGAACAGGGCGGCTTCGCGCTCGTCCTCCAGCGCCCCGCCGAGCCTGGCCGAGATCGTGATCGCGGCGAGGATCGCCACGACCGCCGTCGCGCCGAGGGTGATCCGCGGAAGTCCCATGCATATCTATCGGCCGTTTCTCGTCGAAGTTGCCGGAAATCTTTCGCCGCGCCCCGAATTGCCAACCGGTCCGCCGGCCGCTAGTGTTCGGGGAGCGGGAACGACGAGGGAGAACGATGCGCTGTACGAGCTGCGGTGCCGAGAACCGGGACGGGGCGACGCTCTGTGAGGCCTGCGGGGCGAGCGCCGCGGACAGGTACGCGCCGCCGCCCTCGTCCCTGGGCGCGGGACGGGAACGGGAGCTCGGAGACGAGATGAAGCCGTGGGAGCTCAAGAGGTGGCGCGTCTCGGGGCTGTCGTGGGCGTCCTTGTGGCTCGCCGTGTTCGCCCCGCCGCTGGGGTTCCTCCTGAGCTTCGCCGCGATCGGCGCGGCGAACCGCGTCCGCAGGCGGCCGGGGAACCGCGCCGTGGCGTACGCCGCGCTCGGCACCGCGCTGTACATGGGGTTCATCTGGGGCGTCATGGTGTTCACGTTCTGGTCCGAGTCGCGGCGCGTGTCGGCGTACGACGACGCGTTCCTGCCGCCCAGCGGCTACGGCGAACCGTACGCGCCGGGAGGCGGCTACGACCCGGCGGCCCCGTCGCCGGAGACCGCGCCCGCGGACATGGCGGAGCTCCAGCGCCTCCTCGATCAGCTCGCGGAGCAGCCGGCCCCGACCGAGTGACCGCCGCCCCGCCTCCCGCCTCGAATTTGCCTTTTCGCGGCGCGCCCGGGTACCCTCGGGCACAGACAGTCCAGGAGGGCGATCATGGAGTTCGACGTCACCATCCGCCGCGATCCGAACGCGCTGCTCGAGCGGGTGTGCCTGCTCGCGCAGGACAAGCTGGTCGTCAGCGGCGACGTGCGCCGCGGCTACTTCACCGGGATGTTCGACGGGACCTACCTGCTCGACGGCGACAGGCTGCGCGTGAAGATCCAGAAGAAGCCGTTCTTCGTCTCGTGGGCGCTCGTCCGGCAGGGGCTCGGCTATCTGAGCGCCTGAGAGCTCCTCACCGCTCGAACTGATCGTGCCGGCGCACCTCGTGCAGCGCCGCGCTCAGCTCCGCGCCGAACAGGAAGACCAGCCAGGCGATGTAGATCCACACCATGAACAGCGGCAGGATGACGAGCGTGCCGTACACGGGCGACAGGGCCAAGCCGGCGTGCTGGGCGTAGACGGCGAAGACGATCTTGATCGCCTCGAACATCACGCCCGCGGTCGCGGCGGCGACGAGGGAGTGGCGCATGCGCACCTTCGTCCGCGGCAGGCGCCAGTAGCACAGGAACAGGGCCGTCGTCGTGAAGGCGAGCGGGGTGAACGCGGTCGCGAAGCGCGGCAGCGAGAACAGGCGGCCGGTGTAGTAGAGCGACAGGCCGAACGCGAGCGGCGCGAGCAGGAGGATGACGAGCCCCGTGAAGATGCGCGGCAACACCCGTTTCGTCACGGGGCAGCGGAAGATCTCGTTCACGGACGTGTCCACCGTGTAGAACAGCGTCATCGCGATGAAGGCGAGCGTGGCGCCGCCCACGATGCCGAGCGTCTTCGGCCGGACCGAGGTCGCGAGGCTCCGGATCCTGTCGCCGATGTCCGCGGCGGTCTCCGGGAGGAGTTGGGCCTCCAGGAACGAGATCACGCGGTCGACGTAGGCGTCGAACCCGAGCGCCGACCCGAACGCGATCGCGAGCGCGAGCATCGGGACCAGCGACAGGAACGTCTGGTACGAGAGCGACGCGGCCTGGCGCGGGCAGCGATCGCGCCACAGGCGCCGCCCGACGAGGAACAGGAGGCGGACGGCGTAGATGAGCGCGAAGCTGCGCTTCGAGGTCGCGAGGTCGACGGGGAACACGGTGGCGCGCGCGGCGTCGCGTAGGTGGCCGAGGAGCGGCAGTCGTTCCCACCACCGCATGGCGCGCTAGAAGTAGTACAGGCCGTGGACGCCCCAGAACAGCTTCCAGGGGTAGGTGGCGACGCCCTTGTCGCCGAGGTACGACGCCGTCTGCCCGCTCGGCTGTCGGACGTCGCTGTCCACGAGATCCTCCTCCTGGGCGCCGCGGCACACCACGGACTCCGGGGACTCGAAGCAGACGTCCGTGTAGAACGTCCGCAGCAGCCGGAACTCCAGCCCCACGCCGACGCGCGGGAGCGGGAAGAAGTCGAGGCCGAGCAGGATCGAGACGAACGGGCCGTAGTGCTTGTGCTTGTAGCCGAGCTCCTCCGTGCCCGAGTCGTCCTTCCGCTCGTTCAGGAGGCCGTACACGTACCCGGCCTGGAGGCCGATGTTGGGCTCGATGTAGAGCTTCCCCCGGACCCGCCAGGGCTGATGGTACCGGATCGTCGGGCCGAGCGTGAAGTCGGTCCAGGTGTTCGCGGTGACCTGGTGGTACTTGAGCGTCATCATCCCGACGTCGAGGCCGAACGACACGCGCTTGAACGGCCGGACGATCAGCCCGCCCTGGACGCCGAAGCGCGTGTCCCACTGGTTGTCGGTCCCGAAGCAGCGCGCGTAGTCGGTGCCGCCGCCCACGCAGCTCGAGCCGCCTATCGCGATGTGCGCGCCGAGGTCGGTGCGGAACGCGGGATCGCCGGTCCGCAGGACGGGGCCGTATTCTGCCGCGCGGGCCTCGGGCGCGGCGAGCGCCGCGATCGCGATCGCGGCGGAGCACGAGAGGAGGAGGCAGGTCG harbors:
- a CDS encoding helix-hairpin-helix domain-containing protein — protein: MGLPRITLGATAVVAILAAITISARLGGALEDEREAALFDPASPLFCAGVRTPSTEPRLVCAASRASFLAEAHASGLAPEACASASLPARAGAGCLVVVEARGSACAVVEVGRLPAATALICGARLDVNAATEAELALLPGIGEVRARRIVESRARDGPFPDAESLDRVHGIGPKTVDLLRPWIVAGGAE
- a CDS encoding zinc ribbon domain-containing protein, producing MRCTSCGAENRDGATLCEACGASAADRYAPPPSSLGAGRERELGDEMKPWELKRWRVSGLSWASLWLAVFAPPLGFLLSFAAIGAANRVRRRPGNRAVAYAALGTALYMGFIWGVMVFTFWSESRRVSAYDDAFLPPSGYGEPYAPGGGYDPAAPSPETAPADMAELQRLLDQLAEQPAPTE
- a CDS encoding YihY/virulence factor BrkB family protein; this translates as MRWWERLPLLGHLRDAARATVFPVDLATSKRSFALIYAVRLLFLVGRRLWRDRCPRQAASLSYQTFLSLVPMLALAIAFGSALGFDAYVDRVISFLEAQLLPETAADIGDRIRSLATSVRPKTLGIVGGATLAFIAMTLFYTVDTSVNEIFRCPVTKRVLPRIFTGLVILLLAPLAFGLSLYYTGRLFSLPRFATAFTPLAFTTTALFLCYWRLPRTKVRMRHSLVAAATAGVMFEAIKIVFAVYAQHAGLALSPVYGTLVILPLFMVWIYIAWLVFLFGAELSAALHEVRRHDQFER